From a single Larimichthys crocea isolate SSNF chromosome XIII, L_crocea_2.0, whole genome shotgun sequence genomic region:
- the abitram gene encoding protein Abitram encodes MDCVEQKEPEATAPSVVDRYYTRWYRADIKGKPCEDHCILQHSNRLCVITLADTHPILQNGRTIKSINYQISNGCSRLNNKVSGKSKRGGQFLTDFAPLCRITCTDETEYTVYSCIRGRLLEVNESILENPALLLEKPSTEGYIAVILPKFEESKSITENLLSKEEFESLVSKRTVAQSQPT; translated from the exons ATGGACTGTGTGGAGCAGAAAGAGCCAGAAGCGACGGCGCCGTCAGTTGTGGACAGATACTACACGCGGTGGTACAGAGCAG ATATAAAGGGGAAACCGTGTGAGGACCACTGCATCCTGCAGCATTCAAACAG ACTGTGTGTCATCACGTTAGCAGACACTCATCCGATTCTTCAGAATGGGCGGACGATCAAAAGCATCAATTACCAGATCAGTAATGGCTGCAGTCGGCTGAACAATAAAGTGTCTGGGAAGTCCAAGCGG GGGGGTCAGTTCCTGACTGATTTTGCACCTCTATGTAGAATAACATGCACAGACGAAACCGAGTACACAGTCTACAG CTGCATCCGAGGCCGTCTTCTTGAGGTCAATGAGAGTATTTTAGAAAATCCTGCTCTCTTGCTGGAAAAg CCGTCCACTGAGGGATACATCGCTGTCATCCTGCCAAAGTTTGAGGAGAGCAAGAGCATAACGGAGAATCTCCTGAGCAAAGAAGAATTTGAGAGTCTCGTCTCTAAACGTACTGTTGCTCAATCACAACCTACTTGA